CATAACTACAACAACACAGAATGTCACGTCGCGAATCAAATCCTCTCTACAAACTAATTGTTTTAGGCGATGGTGGTGTCGGTAAAACGGCACTCACCATTCAGCTATGTCTAAACCACTTCGTAGAGACCTACGACCCTACTATTGAAGACTCTTATAGAAAACAAGTCATGATCGACGATCAGCCTGCTACTCTGGAAGTTTTGGATACTGCTGGACAAGAAGAATATACTGCGCTACGTGACCAGTGGATCAGAGACGGTGAGGGCTTTATTCTGGTATATTCAATTACATCGCGGTCATCTTTTTCACGAATcaaaaattattattcGCAGATTGAACGTGTTAAAGATGAGGATCCATTTGCCATTGTTCTAGTAGGAAACAAATCGGATCGGAAAGGAGAACGACAAGTATCAGAACAAGATGGCGAGCAACTTGCTAGAGAACTTGGTGATAATGTAGCATTTTTCGAGTCGTCGGCAAAACTTAATATCAATATTGAAAAGGCGTTTTTCGAGTGTGCTAGGAAATGCAGAGTCATTCGACATCCTGAAACCAATCCTCAAGGAGGCCCCAACAGTAACAATAACCTGGCTGATGTACATAGCGGCTATGTAGACCAGGGATTGGGTCATGGTGGTAATGCTCTTGGCAACCAATCAAGTCAGAATGCTGGTCAGAACCAAAAGGCCCCTGCTAATCAAGCTCATAATAGACCGTCACATAACGCAGGCACCTCATCACAGAGTCACGGCCGATCCGATACTAGGAAGGcccagaagaagaagtcaaAATGTATTGTAATGTGAGAATACCTTGTCCTGCTGCTTAGTATCCCCTTTTCTACAGCCCTGGTATTTCCACCCCATATCATTGCATTTCATGATTCATTCATGTACTATATCCACCACCAACTACGACTACTATGACCCCTTGCACACTTTTTTACACTTCTACGAACACTAGCCATTAACTCCAAcccaaccaaccaaccaaccaaccaaactACAGTCATGCTCGGGCACCATACGCTCTGCCGGTCTGTCGCCTAACTTATAATCTCCTTACACCCCGCAATATTGCACTTTATTCTGCATTTTGTGATGTTTTTTATAattactactactgcttATTTTGACTCTATATTTAATTAATGCGTTATCCACGGGAACTACACGAACGGTGGTGGGGtctggcctccggcggctggggcgctgccccagaccccgttgtgctcgcttcgcgagcgctGAGATGTCTGGATCGAGCGGGGTTTGCGGTCCAGGAGCCCGAAATTCGTTTACTGGCGAAGATACCAGAAtcacaaaagaaaaagacaTGCGTCGCTGCATTGATCTTAATTGCACAACCCGGGTCTGAATACGGTCGTGATATTTGCGACTTCAGGTGTAATTTGACTGGTTAGAAACGAAGCCAATGAAGGAGAACATGAGAGTTTGCCAGACAACGTGACAAGAAAAACTCAGCTGATTTTCTCACCAGCCCACCCACCTCACCAGGCAACTTCACCAGGCAACCTCGCCAGACAACTACGCCAGACAATCTCGCCAAACGACTGAAGACAACTTTCCACCAACACAAGACGCTGCCTGGGACCgccgacgaaacgactcgagcgaagcgagaggagcaaccagggtctggggcggagccccagccgccggaggcgcgACCCACCCGAAAACAACCCCAGAACCCGCACAGAGAGTCACTGGAAAGTCACTGGAGAGTCATGTCAGAGTCACGGTAAAAGAACGTGCTTGAAGATGCGGAACCGCAATCGTGCGGGTTTCTACAGATACAGCAACCCCCTGCATATCAGGCTGCAGCGGATAAAATCGCCGATCTCACGGTTATTGGAAGTATGGAGAGTCAGTGGAGGTCGAGTGAAGGTCAGGGCAGCTGGAAATGAATTTACTGACCTCTTATTTTAGCTACTGCTCCGAATATCCCCCGCAAAATGACCCCTTTTTGGTCCAGTGCCACCCCCAGCTAACCGAAGATTGCATGCACCATGCGTAATCACATGGCTGCGATAGTCGCGCTATCTGCTATCTTTGCGCATAAAgtataaaaatatatgcGGTCCCAATCTCCAGATGTAGAAAACGTCAGTATACTCAACAAAATTTAGGTTGCCCCTTATTTGATTTCACCATTTCCTGTTTCTACACTTTTCTCTGTATACTTGTTCAGAGTTGTATTTGGGTTAAAGGGtgcttttatttattactttttattaatattcgTTTATTCCGGttcttcattatttattacttcTTCCCATCAACCTCAGGTTCTTATTGATTCCATATTGATCTAAACGATTTACGAAACTCcattttattatttattacttcTAAAGTCATGACTCATCAGAACGAAGAACTGGACACTGCTGTTTCTCGCGAGGCAGCTAGACAGTCTTATTTTAATAAGCTGGATTCACGTCGTAAGATTGATGGTAAGTGTGTTGTTATATGGATTGAGGTTTGTTGGCTTGTAGCCTGTGGTTCGTGGTTTTCATGGTCGGTTTGAATGAGACTGTTAAAATGTCAGGTTACTTGATAGTCGCAAGAAAAATCAGTTGTTCTATCTCAGTGAACTGAACTATAGTGCTGCTGTGCTTCCCGGACTTACCACATCCCTACCGAGTTCCTCTCTCTAGCCACAGATTACTCATTGTTTGGTTCGTGTTTTATAAACTAATTTTCTGGCTACTGGATATTTCTAACAAATAACAGAATCTTGGATAGATATTGAATCTAATACATCCTCAAACTATGGTACTAGATTGGGGAGGCGGTCACCAGCGAATCCCGGATCAGTTGCAAGGGGTGGCCCTGACACCGACGATGGTGATTTGGGGTTCAGTATGCCAGCAAACCCAGGTGCGGGTGGACCGTCATTGACCA
This is a stretch of genomic DNA from Sugiyamaella lignohabitans strain CBS 10342 chromosome C, complete sequence. It encodes these proteins:
- the RAS2 gene encoding Ras family GTPase RAS2 (GTP-binding protein; regulates nitrogen starvation response, sporulation, and filamentous growth; farnesylation and palmitoylation required for activity and localization to plasma membrane; homolog of mammalian Ras proto-oncogenes; RAS2 has a paralog, RAS1, that arose from the whole genome duplication; GO_component: GO:0005789 - endoplasmic reticulum membrane [Evidence IDA] [PMID 22575457]; GO_component: GO:0016020 - membrane [Evidence IEA,IEA]; GO_component: GO:0005739 - mitochondrion [Evidence IDA] [PMID 22575457]; GO_component: GO:0005634 - nucleus [Evidence IDA] [PMID 23127800]; GO_component: GO:0005886 - plasma membrane [Evidence IEA,IEA]; GO_component: GO:0005886 - plasma membrane [Evidence IDA] [PMID 11914276]; GO_component: GO:0005886 - plasma membrane [Evidence IDA] [PMID 16622836]; GO_component: GO:0005886 - plasma membrane [Evidence IDA] [PMID 20162532]; GO_component: GO:0005886 - plasma membrane [Evidence IDA] [PMID 23127800]; GO_function: GO:0005525 - GTP binding [Evidence IEA,IEA]; GO_function: GO:0005525 - GTP binding [Evidence IDA] [PMID 6438624]; GO_function: GO:0003924 - GTPase activity [Evidence IDA] [PMID 8106517]; GO_function: GO:0000166 - nucleotide binding [Evidence IEA]; GO_process: GO:0006184 - GTP catabolic process [Evidence IEA]; GO_process: GO:0007190 - activation of adenylate cyclase activity [Evidence IDA] [PMID 8106517]; GO_process: GO:0030437 - ascospore formation [Evidence IMP] [PMID 2558958]; GO_process: GO:0045762 - positive regulation of adenylate cyclase activity [Evidence IGI] [PMID 2981630]; GO_process: GO:0045762 - positive regulation of adenylate cyclase activity [Evidence IGI] [PMID 3891097]; GO_process: GO:0000411 - positive regulation of transcription by galactose [Evidence IMP] [PMID 16292676]; GO_process: GO:0097271 - protein localization to bud neck [Evidence IGI] [PMID 12782684]; GO_process: GO:0007124 - pseudohyphal growth [Evidence IMP] [PMID 1547504]; GO_process: GO:0032880 - regulation of protein localization [Evidence IMP] [PMID 15917658]; GO_process: GO:0001302 - replicative cell aging [Evidence IMP] [PMID 12839995]; GO_process: GO:0001302 - replicative cell aging [Evidence IMP] [PMID 8034612]; GO_process: GO:0007165 - signal transduction [Evidence IEA]; GO_process: GO:0007264 - small GTPase mediated signal transduction [Evidence IEA]), with the protein product MSRRESNPLYKLIVLGDGGVGKTALTIQLCLNHFVETYDPTIEDSYRKQVMIDDQPATLEVLDTAGQEEYTALRDQWIRDGEGFILVYSITSRSSFSRIKNYYSQIERVKDEDPFAIVLVGNKSDRKGERQVSEQDGEQLARELGDNVAFFESSAKLNINIEKAFFECARKCRVIRHPETNPQGGPNSNNNLADVHSGYVDQGLGHGGNALGNQSSQNAGQNQKAPANQAHNRPSHNAGTSSQSHGRSDTRKAQKKKSKCIVM